Proteins encoded within one genomic window of Kibdelosporangium phytohabitans:
- a CDS encoding TetR/AcrR family transcriptional regulator has product MRSRRTDYSESTKEALVDSAIDLFTKNGYASTSLDAIVKRARVTKGALYHHFSGKQALFEAAFNKVSSRASAQLNKSVEGEGAPWERALEGVQEFIKVCLDPTYQRLVIREAPIAMGFERWREAEEQYSYGIVRSMLDQLIGEGELGDVPLEATARMMHASLAAGAQIIAEASDPKKASAEVFTVLIHMIDGIRRDH; this is encoded by the coding sequence ATGCGGTCGCGGCGAACGGACTACTCGGAATCCACCAAGGAGGCCTTGGTCGACTCCGCCATCGACCTGTTCACCAAGAACGGGTACGCGTCCACTTCGCTCGACGCGATCGTCAAGCGCGCCCGCGTCACCAAAGGCGCGCTCTACCACCACTTCAGCGGCAAACAGGCGCTGTTCGAGGCCGCGTTCAACAAGGTGTCCAGCCGCGCGTCGGCCCAGCTGAACAAATCGGTCGAAGGCGAGGGCGCGCCGTGGGAACGCGCGCTCGAAGGCGTGCAGGAATTCATCAAGGTCTGCCTGGACCCCACCTACCAGCGGCTCGTCATCCGCGAGGCGCCGATCGCGATGGGCTTCGAGCGCTGGCGCGAGGCCGAGGAGCAGTACAGCTACGGCATCGTGCGCAGCATGCTCGACCAGTTGATCGGCGAGGGCGAACTCGGCGACGTCCCGCTGGAGGCCACCGCCCGGATGATGCACGCCTCGCTGGCCGCCGGTGCGCAGATCATCGCCGAGGCGAGCGACCCGAAGAAGGCCAGCGCCGAGGTGTTCACCGTCCTGATCCACATGATCGATGGGATCCGGCGCGACCACTGA
- a CDS encoding LLM class F420-dependent oxidoreductase codes for MELRIFTEPQQGAHYSDLLKVARAAEDAGYDGFFRSDHYLKLGTVDGLPGPTDAWATLAGLAVQTSRVRLGTLMSAATFRLPGPLAVTVAQVDEMSGGRVEFGIGSGWYEEEHAAYGIPFPALGDRFDIYTEQLEVITGLWTTPLHEKFSYAGKHYQVTDSPALPKPAQRPRPPVIVGGRGTKRTPALAARFADEFNLPFTTADLAAAQYERVDAACRAIGRDPAGMVRSVAQVVCVGWDDAQVARRAAVIGRDVAELKRNGLAGTPAEVVDRIGQWREQTGISRIYLQVLDLNDLDHLELIAAEVAPQL; via the coding sequence GTGGAACTGAGGATCTTCACCGAACCGCAGCAGGGTGCGCACTACAGCGACCTGCTGAAGGTCGCACGTGCCGCCGAGGACGCCGGCTACGACGGGTTCTTCCGCTCCGACCACTACCTCAAGCTGGGCACGGTCGACGGGCTGCCCGGCCCGACCGACGCGTGGGCCACGCTCGCCGGCCTCGCCGTGCAGACCAGCCGCGTCCGGCTGGGCACGCTGATGAGCGCGGCGACGTTCCGGCTACCGGGACCACTCGCCGTCACCGTCGCCCAAGTCGACGAGATGTCCGGCGGGCGCGTCGAGTTCGGCATCGGCAGCGGCTGGTACGAGGAGGAACACGCCGCGTACGGCATCCCGTTCCCCGCGCTCGGCGACCGGTTCGACATCTACACCGAACAGCTCGAAGTGATCACCGGGCTGTGGACCACCCCGCTGCACGAGAAGTTCAGCTACGCGGGCAAGCACTACCAGGTCACCGACTCGCCCGCGCTGCCGAAACCGGCGCAGCGGCCCCGCCCGCCGGTGATCGTCGGCGGCCGGGGAACCAAACGCACCCCGGCGCTGGCCGCGCGGTTCGCCGACGAGTTCAACCTGCCGTTCACCACCGCGGACCTGGCCGCCGCGCAGTACGAGCGCGTCGACGCCGCCTGCCGGGCGATCGGCCGGGACCCCGCGGGCATGGTCCGCTCCGTCGCGCAGGTCGTCTGCGTCGGCTGGGACGACGCCCAGGTGGCGCGGCGGGCGGCCGTGATCGGCCGGGACGTCGCCGAACTCAAGCGCAACGGGCTGGCCGGGACCCCGGCCGAGGTCGTCGACCGGATCGGGCAGTGGCGCGAGCAGACCGGCATCAGCCGGATCTACCTGCAGGTGCTCGACCTCAACGACCTCGACCACCTCGAACTGATCGCCGCGGAGGTCGCGCCACAGCTGTGA
- a CDS encoding TIGR01777 family oxidoreductase: MRVVVAGSSGMIGTLLVSALRSAGHDVVRLVRRTASAPDERSWDPPSGRIDDGTMDGAEAIVNLCGAPITLTRLSNARKQVLVDSRVEPTEVLAAETAERGIPLLINASAVGYYGDTGGRVVDETTPPGDGFLSQMCKEWEGATQAAADAGARVAILRTGLVLSKEGGLLGPLRLLFSFMLGGRLGDGRQYMPWIHQSDHVSAILHILRTESVRGPVNMTAPNPVTNAEFTRALSRALGKPAPWVAPKFALRLALGELADEGALASQHVIPKALQDNGFTFTYSTVDEALGSVAKR, from the coding sequence ATGCGCGTCGTCGTCGCCGGGTCGTCCGGCATGATCGGGACCCTGCTCGTTTCCGCGCTGCGAAGCGCAGGGCACGACGTGGTCCGGTTAGTCCGGCGCACGGCGTCGGCGCCGGACGAGCGCTCATGGGACCCGCCGTCCGGCCGCATCGACGACGGGACCATGGACGGCGCCGAGGCGATCGTGAACCTCTGCGGCGCGCCGATCACGCTGACCCGGCTGAGCAACGCGCGCAAGCAGGTGCTCGTCGACAGCCGCGTCGAACCGACCGAGGTGCTCGCCGCCGAGACCGCCGAACGCGGCATTCCGTTGCTGATCAACGCGTCCGCCGTCGGCTACTACGGCGACACGGGTGGCCGCGTCGTCGACGAGACCACCCCGCCCGGCGACGGATTCCTGTCCCAGATGTGCAAGGAATGGGAAGGCGCCACCCAGGCGGCGGCCGACGCGGGCGCACGCGTGGCGATCCTGCGCACCGGGCTCGTGCTCAGCAAGGAAGGCGGGCTGCTCGGCCCGCTGCGGCTGCTGTTCTCGTTCATGCTCGGCGGGCGGCTCGGCGACGGGCGCCAGTACATGCCGTGGATCCACCAGTCCGACCACGTCAGCGCGATCCTGCACATCCTCCGTACCGAATCGGTGCGCGGGCCGGTGAACATGACCGCGCCCAACCCGGTGACCAACGCCGAGTTCACCCGTGCGCTCAGCCGCGCGCTCGGCAAGCCCGCGCCGTGGGTCGCGCCGAAGTTCGCGCTGCGCCTCGCACTGGGCGAACTGGCCGACGAAGGCGCGCTGGCCAGCCAGCACGTCATCCCCAAGGCGTTGCAGGACAACGGCTTCACGTTCACCTACAGCACGGTGGACGAGGCGTTGGGCTCGGTGGCCAAGCGTTGA
- a CDS encoding phosphatase PAP2 family protein, which yields MIRACAWGFALLALFLLLGYLVRDSAWPLDLAVSDVTAGIWQTTAGNVVWVVSDVLGPVQPIVWFLVLAIAAFWLRRDAYVFNVLLRCMVLLAACRSVSLFKGVYERVRPRDYVDFSYPSGHVVSMASVAFTGIVLCGWLVPRLLRKAIALGGTLVVISAACRVLLDVHWFTDVLGGTLGVTGAGLLVAAALHLIPLKERRVST from the coding sequence TTGATCCGAGCCTGTGCGTGGGGATTCGCGCTGCTCGCGCTGTTCCTCCTGCTCGGGTACCTGGTGCGTGACTCGGCATGGCCGCTCGACCTCGCCGTGTCCGACGTCACCGCCGGGATCTGGCAGACGACCGCGGGCAACGTGGTCTGGGTGGTGTCCGACGTCCTCGGACCGGTCCAGCCGATCGTGTGGTTCCTCGTCCTCGCGATCGCGGCGTTCTGGCTGCGCCGTGACGCGTACGTGTTCAACGTCCTGTTGCGGTGCATGGTGTTGCTGGCCGCGTGCCGCTCGGTGTCGTTGTTCAAGGGCGTGTACGAACGGGTCCGTCCACGGGACTACGTGGACTTCAGCTATCCGAGCGGGCACGTGGTCTCGATGGCCAGCGTCGCGTTCACCGGGATCGTGCTGTGCGGCTGGCTGGTGCCGCGCCTGCTGCGCAAGGCGATCGCGCTCGGCGGCACGCTGGTCGTGATCTCCGCCGCGTGCCGCGTGCTGCTGGACGTGCACTGGTTCACCGACGTGCTGGGCGGCACGCTCGGGGTGACCGGTGCCGGACTGCTCGTGGCCGCCGCGTTGCATCTGATCCCGCTGAAGGAGCGTAGGGTTTCCACGTGA
- the lipB gene encoding lipoyl(octanoyl) transferase LipB has translation MIETSCRAATQPVDTREIGTIDYLAAWELQRELAEARACGAAPDTLLLLEHPSVYTAGKRTQPDERPADGTPVIDVDRGGKITWHGPGQLVGYPIVHLADPIDVVQYVRRIEEALISVCARLGLRTGRVEGRSGVWLAADARGPERKIAAIGIRVQRGVTMHGFEINCNADLAAFDRIVPCGIRDAGVTSLSWELGRDVTVGEVLPLARDAVLAALDGTLPVAEHWLPRPDHDSAPGVTFALKS, from the coding sequence GTGATCGAGACATCCTGCCGTGCCGCCACGCAACCCGTGGACACGCGTGAGATCGGCACCATCGACTACCTCGCCGCATGGGAACTGCAGCGGGAACTGGCCGAGGCCCGCGCTTGCGGCGCCGCACCCGACACGTTGCTGCTGCTCGAACACCCCTCGGTCTACACCGCGGGCAAGCGCACCCAGCCCGACGAGCGCCCGGCCGACGGCACACCCGTGATCGACGTCGACCGCGGCGGGAAGATCACCTGGCACGGCCCCGGTCAGCTCGTGGGCTACCCGATCGTGCACCTGGCCGACCCGATCGACGTCGTGCAGTACGTGCGGCGGATCGAGGAGGCGCTGATCTCCGTCTGCGCCCGGCTCGGCCTGCGGACCGGCCGGGTCGAGGGCCGCAGCGGGGTCTGGCTGGCCGCCGACGCACGCGGGCCCGAGCGCAAGATCGCCGCGATCGGCATCCGCGTGCAGCGCGGCGTGACCATGCACGGCTTCGAGATCAACTGCAACGCCGACCTGGCCGCGTTCGACCGGATCGTGCCGTGCGGCATCCGCGACGCGGGCGTGACGTCGCTGAGCTGGGAACTGGGCCGGGACGTCACGGTCGGCGAGGTGCTCCCGCTGGCCCGCGACGCCGTGCTGGCCGCGCTGGACGGCACCCTGCCCGTCGCCGAGCATTGGCTGCCCCGCCCGGACCACGACAGCGCGCCCGGCGTCACGTTCGCCTTGAAGTCCTGA
- a CDS encoding oxidoreductase, with protein sequence MGIFDKLRRRPKAGVTRTATSKDTDHLVAWAQSRRGVEAYVEPRTNVTHTTVVLIASDGEWTRRRIDDEDAARSFGKKHSIPVYDAGIVGYPQRMRDYTRRKAEEDKRRGSSGS encoded by the coding sequence GTGGGGATATTCGACAAACTGCGCCGCAGGCCGAAGGCGGGCGTCACACGTACCGCCACCTCGAAGGACACCGATCACCTGGTCGCGTGGGCGCAGTCCAGGCGTGGCGTCGAGGCCTACGTCGAGCCGCGCACCAATGTGACACATACGACTGTGGTCCTCATCGCCTCCGACGGCGAGTGGACGCGCAGGCGCATCGACGACGAGGACGCCGCCCGCAGCTTCGGCAAGAAGCACAGCATCCCGGTGTACGACGCGGGCATCGTCGGTTACCCGCAGCGCATGCGCGACTACACCCGGCGCAAGGCCGAGGAGGACAAGCGCCGCGGCTCCTCCGGGTCCTGA
- the lpdA gene encoding dihydrolipoyl dehydrogenase translates to MSDTSADLVILGGGSGGYACAFRAAELGLSVIVVEKDKLGGTCLHRGCIPTKALLHAAEIADNVREGDQFGVKSSLEGIDINGVNSYKDGVVSQLYKGLQGLAKLNKVKMVEGTGTFVAPNAVDVDGTRYTGKNVVLASGSYAKSLPGLDIGGRIITSDQALNLDYVPERVVVLGGGVIGVEFASVWRSFGAEVTIVEALPRLVPLEDEYASKQLERAFRKRGIKFKTGVRFTGATQTDDAVTVSLESGEQFEADLLLVAVGRGPNTAAMGYEEAGVEMDRGFVLTDERLRTNLPNVYAVGDIVPGLQLAHRGFQQGIFAAEQIAGQNPKLIDEAGIPRVTYCKPEVASVGLTEAAAKEKYGSAETLVYDLAGNGKSKILKTSGGVKVIKAPDGPVVGMTLVGERVGELIGEAQLIYGWEAYPEDVAPLIHAHPTQTEAIGEAFLALAGKPLHVHG, encoded by the coding sequence GTGAGTGACACCTCCGCTGACCTGGTGATCTTGGGTGGCGGGTCGGGCGGTTATGCCTGCGCGTTCCGCGCCGCCGAGCTCGGCCTGTCCGTGATCGTGGTGGAGAAGGACAAGCTGGGCGGGACGTGCCTGCACCGCGGCTGCATCCCGACCAAGGCCCTGCTGCACGCGGCCGAGATCGCCGACAACGTGCGTGAAGGTGACCAGTTCGGGGTCAAGAGCTCGCTCGAAGGCATCGACATCAACGGCGTGAACTCGTACAAGGACGGAGTGGTCTCCCAGCTCTACAAGGGCCTGCAGGGCCTTGCGAAGCTGAACAAGGTCAAGATGGTCGAGGGCACGGGCACCTTCGTCGCGCCGAACGCGGTCGACGTCGACGGCACCCGCTACACCGGCAAGAACGTGGTGCTCGCCAGCGGGTCGTATGCCAAGAGCCTGCCCGGTCTCGACATCGGCGGCCGGATCATCACGTCCGACCAGGCGCTCAACCTCGACTACGTGCCCGAGCGGGTCGTCGTGCTCGGCGGCGGCGTGATCGGAGTCGAGTTCGCCAGCGTGTGGCGCTCCTTCGGTGCCGAGGTGACCATCGTCGAGGCGCTGCCCCGGCTGGTCCCGCTGGAGGACGAGTACGCCTCCAAGCAGCTCGAGCGCGCCTTCCGCAAGCGCGGCATCAAGTTCAAGACCGGTGTGCGGTTCACCGGCGCGACCCAGACCGACGACGCGGTGACCGTGTCGCTGGAGTCCGGTGAGCAGTTCGAGGCGGACCTGCTGCTCGTCGCCGTCGGCCGCGGCCCCAACACCGCGGCGATGGGCTACGAGGAGGCCGGGGTCGAGATGGACCGCGGTTTCGTGCTGACCGACGAGCGGCTGCGCACCAACTTGCCGAACGTGTACGCGGTCGGCGACATCGTGCCCGGCCTGCAGCTCGCGCACCGCGGCTTCCAGCAGGGCATCTTCGCGGCCGAGCAGATCGCCGGGCAGAACCCGAAACTGATCGACGAGGCCGGCATCCCGCGCGTGACGTACTGCAAGCCGGAGGTGGCGTCGGTCGGCCTGACCGAGGCCGCGGCCAAGGAGAAGTACGGTTCCGCGGAAACCCTGGTCTACGACCTTGCCGGCAACGGCAAGAGCAAGATCCTCAAAACGTCCGGGGGCGTCAAGGTGATCAAGGCACCGGACGGCCCCGTGGTCGGCATGACCCTTGTCGGCGAACGAGTCGGGGAACTCATCGGCGAGGCTCAGCTGATCTACGGCTGGGAGGCGTATCCAGAAGACGTCGCCCCGCTGATCCACGCACACCCAACGCAGACCGAAGCCATTGGCGAGGCCTTCCTCGCCCTTGCCGGCAAGCCCCTGCACGTGCACGGCTGA
- the sucB gene encoding 2-oxoglutarate dehydrogenase, E2 component, dihydrolipoamide succinyltransferase, whose product MAFSVQMPALGESVTEGTVTRWLKQVGDTVEVDEPLLEVSTDKVDTEIPSPAAGVLERIVAQEDETVEIGAELAVIGDGSGASDGDSAPQQQEEEAPAAESSPEPEPEPEPEPEPESSPEPAPQASSGGGGAASGTPVTMPELGESVTEGTVTRWLKQVGDSVAVDEPLLEVSTDKVDTEIPSPVAGTLLEITAGEDDTVEVGGQLAVIGSADAAPAQQEPAPEPKPEPKPEPKPEPKPEPKPEPKSEPKSEPKPEPKPEAQAPAPAPEPEPAPAQNNGSTGGDAPYVTPLVRKLASENGIDLSSVTGTGVGGRIRKQDVLAAVEAKKKPEPAAAAAPAPAASAPSAAPAADMSALRGKTEKLPRLRQIVAQRTRESLQVSAQLTQLFEVDVTKIARLRQQAKDSFLAREGVKLTFLPFFAKATVEALKQHPKLNASINEEAKEVTYHGAEHLGIAIDTEKGLLNAVIHNAGDLNLTGLAGKIADLAARARSNKIKPDELAGGTFSLTNLGTAGALSDTPIILQPQVGILGVGAVVKRPVVITDENGADSIAIRSMVYLSLTYDHRLVDGADAGRFLTTVKRRLQEGNFEAELGL is encoded by the coding sequence ATGGCCTTCTCCGTCCAGATGCCGGCCCTTGGTGAGAGTGTCACCGAGGGCACGGTCACCCGGTGGCTGAAGCAGGTGGGCGACACCGTCGAGGTCGACGAGCCCTTGCTGGAAGTCTCCACCGACAAGGTCGACACAGAGATCCCGTCGCCGGCGGCCGGTGTGCTCGAGCGCATCGTCGCCCAGGAGGACGAGACCGTCGAGATCGGCGCGGAACTCGCGGTGATCGGTGACGGCAGCGGTGCCTCCGACGGTGACTCGGCGCCGCAGCAGCAGGAAGAAGAGGCTCCCGCGGCGGAGTCCTCGCCGGAGCCGGAGCCGGAGCCCGAGCCCGAGCCCGAGCCGGAGTCTTCGCCGGAGCCCGCGCCGCAGGCGTCGTCCGGCGGTGGTGGTGCGGCGTCCGGGACGCCGGTGACCATGCCGGAGCTCGGCGAGAGCGTCACCGAGGGCACCGTGACCCGCTGGCTCAAGCAGGTCGGTGACTCGGTCGCGGTCGACGAGCCGCTGCTGGAGGTCTCCACCGACAAGGTGGACACCGAGATCCCGTCGCCGGTGGCCGGAACGCTGCTGGAGATCACGGCAGGCGAGGACGACACCGTCGAGGTCGGCGGGCAGCTCGCGGTGATCGGTTCGGCCGACGCCGCCCCGGCCCAGCAGGAACCGGCTCCCGAGCCGAAGCCGGAACCCAAGCCGGAACCGAAGCCCGAGCCCAAGCCGGAACCGAAGCCGGAACCCAAGTCCGAGCCCAAGTCCGAGCCCAAGCCGGAACCGAAGCCCGAGGCGCAGGCCCCGGCACCCGCGCCGGAGCCCGAACCGGCTCCGGCCCAGAACAACGGCTCGACCGGCGGCGACGCGCCGTACGTGACGCCGTTGGTGCGCAAGCTGGCGTCCGAGAACGGCATCGACCTGTCCTCGGTGACCGGGACCGGTGTCGGCGGCCGCATCCGCAAGCAGGACGTGCTCGCCGCGGTCGAGGCCAAGAAGAAGCCGGAGCCCGCCGCCGCGGCTGCGCCTGCCCCGGCCGCTTCGGCCCCGTCGGCTGCCCCGGCGGCCGACATGTCGGCACTGCGCGGCAAGACCGAGAAGCTGCCGCGGCTGCGGCAGATCGTCGCGCAGCGCACCCGTGAGTCGCTGCAGGTCTCGGCACAGCTGACGCAGCTGTTCGAGGTGGACGTCACCAAGATCGCCCGGCTGCGCCAGCAGGCCAAGGACTCGTTCCTGGCTCGTGAGGGCGTGAAGCTGACGTTCCTGCCGTTCTTCGCCAAGGCGACGGTGGAAGCGCTCAAGCAGCACCCGAAGCTGAACGCGTCGATCAACGAGGAGGCCAAGGAGGTCACCTACCACGGCGCCGAACACCTCGGGATCGCGATCGACACGGAGAAGGGCCTGCTCAACGCGGTCATCCACAACGCTGGTGACCTGAACCTGACCGGCCTGGCAGGCAAGATCGCGGACCTGGCGGCCCGTGCGCGGTCGAACAAGATCAAGCCGGACGAGCTGGCAGGCGGGACCTTCTCGCTGACCAACCTCGGCACGGCGGGTGCGCTGTCGGACACCCCGATCATCCTGCAGCCGCAGGTCGGCATCCTCGGTGTCGGCGCGGTCGTGAAGCGCCCGGTGGTGATCACCGACGAGAACGGCGCGGACTCGATCGCGATCCGCTCGATGGTGTACCTGTCGCTGACCTACGACCACCGCCTGGTCGACGGCGCGGACGCGGGTCGGTTCCTGACAACCGTCAAGCGCCGCCTGCAGGAAGGCAACTTCGAGGCCGAACTCGGCCTGTAG
- a CDS encoding leucyl aminopeptidase translates to MTAPKLALSEQAAADITADVVVVGTVQQDGGGFALAPGADAVDAAFDGSLVDILTSLGASGKAEEVVKVPTLGKLKAGVVLAVGLGKQDPTPEQVRRAAGASARALTGVKRACTLLSQVDLQAAIEGTVLGAYNFTEYKSDAGDGPVGRVDFAAENSKENKATLKAATAIAEAVATARDLINTPPNDLFPASFADRAVKLGEAAGLTVEVLDEKALRRGGFGGILGVGTGSSRLPRLVRLSYKGPRASKKVALVGKGITFDTGGISLKPPASMEEMTSDMSGAAAVVASVVLAAKLKYPLEVIATVPIAENMPSGTSYRPGDVLTMYGGKTVEVLNTDAEGRLILADAIVRAGEDNPDYLIETATLTGAQLVALGKRTAGVMGSDGFRDRVARIGQAVGENAWAMPLPEELRGDLDSRIADLANVTGHRWGGMLAAGLFLKEFVPADLEWAHIDVAGPAYNSGGAHGYTARGGTGVPVRTIAAVLADIAENG, encoded by the coding sequence GTGACCGCCCCCAAACTAGCCCTGTCCGAACAAGCAGCCGCTGATATCACGGCCGACGTCGTGGTGGTCGGGACAGTGCAGCAGGATGGCGGCGGCTTCGCCCTCGCACCGGGTGCCGATGCCGTCGACGCCGCCTTCGACGGTTCCCTCGTCGACATCCTGACCAGCCTCGGCGCGTCCGGCAAGGCCGAAGAGGTCGTGAAGGTGCCGACGCTCGGCAAGCTCAAGGCAGGCGTGGTGCTGGCAGTGGGCCTCGGCAAGCAGGACCCGACGCCGGAGCAGGTCCGCCGCGCCGCGGGCGCCTCGGCCCGCGCGCTGACCGGCGTGAAGCGCGCCTGCACCCTGTTGTCCCAGGTGGACTTGCAGGCAGCGATCGAAGGAACCGTGCTCGGTGCGTACAACTTCACCGAGTACAAGTCCGACGCGGGCGACGGGCCGGTCGGCCGCGTCGACTTCGCGGCGGAGAACTCCAAGGAGAACAAGGCGACGCTGAAGGCCGCGACGGCGATCGCGGAAGCGGTGGCGACGGCCCGTGACCTGATCAACACCCCGCCGAACGACCTCTTCCCGGCCTCCTTCGCCGACCGGGCGGTCAAGCTCGGCGAAGCGGCGGGCCTGACGGTGGAAGTGCTCGACGAGAAGGCACTGCGCCGGGGCGGCTTCGGCGGCATCCTCGGCGTGGGTACCGGTTCCTCGCGCCTGCCCCGCCTCGTGCGCCTGTCCTACAAGGGCCCGAGGGCGTCGAAGAAGGTGGCGCTGGTCGGCAAGGGCATCACGTTCGACACCGGCGGCATCTCCCTCAAGCCCCCGGCGAGCATGGAGGAGATGACCTCCGACATGTCCGGCGCGGCGGCGGTCGTGGCCTCGGTGGTGCTCGCGGCGAAGCTGAAGTACCCGCTCGAGGTGATCGCCACGGTGCCGATCGCGGAGAACATGCCGTCGGGTACCTCGTACCGCCCCGGCGACGTGCTGACGATGTACGGCGGCAAGACGGTGGAAGTGCTGAACACCGACGCGGAAGGCAGGCTGATCCTCGCCGACGCGATCGTGCGCGCGGGCGAGGACAACCCGGACTACCTGATCGAGACCGCGACCCTGACCGGCGCTCAGCTCGTGGCGCTGGGCAAGCGCACGGCGGGCGTGATGGGCTCCGACGGCTTCCGCGACCGCGTGGCGCGTATCGGCCAGGCGGTGGGCGAGAACGCGTGGGCGATGCCGCTGCCGGAGGAGCTGCGCGGCGACCTGGACTCGCGGATCGCGGACCTGGCGAACGTCACCGGCCACCGGTGGGGCGGGATGCTGGCCGCGGGGCTCTTCCTGAAGGAGTTCGTGCCGGCCGACCTGGAATGGGCGCACATCGACGTGGCCGGCCCGGCTTACAACAGCGGCGGTGCCCACGGGTACACCGCTCGCGGCGGTACCGGCGTTCCTGTCCGCACGATCGCCGCCGTTCTGGCTGATATCGCCGAGAACGGCTGA
- the gcvT gene encoding glycine cleavage system aminomethyltransferase GcvT, translating into MTEQLLRGPLHDLHASLDATFAPFGGWEMPIQYKTGVVAEHTAVREDVGIFDVSHLGKVRVTGPGAAGFVNRCLTNDLDRIAPGKAQYTLCCTESGGTVDDIIVYLVGPEDVFLVPNAANTAEVARMLIAAAPEGISVTDEHRDHAVLAVQGPRSAELLDGLGLPTELEYMAYRDARWRGINVRVCRTGYTGEHGYELIPAWGDAPVVWEALREAGATACGLGARDTLRTEMGYPLHGHELSLEISPVQAGSTWAVGWKKDEFWGRAALVAERKEPARRLRCLRALERGVPRPDMAVLDADGKQIGVTTSGTFSPTLKTGIALALIDTSAGVDFGTEVTLDVRGRKLRFEVVKPPFVQTNVR; encoded by the coding sequence GTGACTGAGCAGCTGCTACGAGGGCCCTTGCACGACCTGCACGCGAGCCTTGACGCCACCTTCGCCCCGTTCGGGGGCTGGGAGATGCCGATCCAGTACAAGACCGGTGTGGTCGCCGAGCACACGGCGGTCCGTGAGGACGTGGGCATCTTCGACGTATCGCACCTCGGCAAGGTCCGCGTGACCGGACCGGGTGCCGCCGGGTTCGTCAACCGGTGCCTGACCAACGACCTCGACCGGATCGCACCGGGCAAGGCCCAGTACACCCTGTGCTGCACCGAGTCCGGCGGCACGGTCGACGACATCATCGTCTACCTCGTCGGCCCGGAGGACGTGTTCCTCGTGCCGAACGCGGCCAACACCGCCGAGGTCGCCCGCATGCTCATCGCCGCGGCACCCGAGGGCATCTCAGTCACCGACGAGCACCGTGACCACGCCGTGCTGGCCGTCCAGGGCCCGCGTTCGGCCGAACTGCTCGACGGGCTCGGCCTGCCCACCGAACTGGAGTACATGGCCTACCGCGACGCGCGATGGCGCGGCATCAACGTGCGCGTGTGCCGTACGGGCTACACCGGTGAGCACGGCTACGAGCTGATCCCCGCGTGGGGCGACGCCCCGGTCGTGTGGGAGGCGCTGCGTGAAGCGGGCGCGACGGCGTGCGGCCTGGGCGCGCGGGACACGCTGCGCACCGAGATGGGCTACCCGTTGCACGGGCACGAGCTGTCGCTGGAGATCAGCCCGGTGCAGGCCGGGTCGACCTGGGCCGTCGGCTGGAAGAAGGACGAGTTCTGGGGCCGTGCGGCGCTCGTGGCCGAGCGCAAGGAGCCCGCGCGCCGCCTGCGCTGCCTGCGCGCGCTGGAGCGCGGCGTGCCGCGGCCGGACATGGCCGTGCTGGACGCCGACGGCAAGCAGATCGGCGTGACCACGTCCGGCACGTTCTCCCCGACGCTCAAGACCGGCATCGCGCTCGCGCTGATCGACACGTCGGCCGGCGTGGACTTCGGCACCGAGGTCACGCTGGACGTGCGCGGCCGCAAGCTGCGGTTCGAGGTCGTGAAGCCGCCGTTCGTGCAGACGAACGTGCGCTGA